Proteins co-encoded in one Nicotiana sylvestris chromosome 7, ASM39365v2, whole genome shotgun sequence genomic window:
- the LOC104218248 gene encoding sodium/calcium exchanger NCL-like translates to MLPKAYLPVVILLIFCTATYGRVISDQPSSDLVSDGVHGGSSGREHGIISLFAETEEACEQSYGFLPCTKTALGNVFLIVVYGYLMFLAATYLSSGSELLLEILGPGLIGGLFLPALGALPDAMLILVSGVSGTAAAAQGQVSVGIGLLAGSTVMLLTAIWGTCCIVGKCDIQNSVAVDLRDTKGLSMTGSGVTTDIWTSYAAMIMAVSVIPFIVVQLPQLFHSTSGRHLAVLIALIISLSLLVSYCLYQVFQPWIQTRRLAYVKHKHVISGILKHLKKHALGRLFTDHGTPNIQVIEKLFNAIDENGDGYLSHSELRALVVGISLEEINLDENDAIAKVLKDFDTSSDDKLDLTEFIAGVEKWLYEARSSNGSSREAGPDTMKYLDDFHEQTRMEHSLLGDTSDEIVEGVENPRKVAIKAALLLLLGTIIAAVFADPLVDAVNNFSSATSIPTFFISFIALPLATNSSEAVSAIIFASRKNKKSTSLTFSELYGAVTMNNLLCLSVFLAIVYIRGLTWNFSSEVLVILIVCVVMGVLGSIRTTFPLWTCSIAFLLYPLSLVLVYVLDYVFGWS, encoded by the exons ATGTTACCCAAAGCTTATCTTCCTGTCGTAATCCTCCTCATCTTCTGTACCGCCACGTACGGCCGCGTTATCAGCGACCAGCCGTCATCGGATCTGGTCTCCGACGGAGTTCACGGCGGTAGTAGTGGTCGTGAACATGGAATTATCTCGCTTTTTGCTGAAACAGAGGAGGCATGTGAACAGAGCTATGGTTTTCTGCCTTGCACTAAAACTGCTCTAGGAAATGTCTTCCTTATCGTTGTGTATGGTTACCTTATGTTTCTGGCTGCTACTTATCTCTCCTCCGGTAGTGAATTGTTGCTCGAGATTTTAGGGCCAGGTCTTATTGGTGGACTCTTCCTTCCTGCGCTTGGTGCTCTTCCTGATGCTATGCTCATTCTCG TATCGGGGGTATCCGGAACTGCTGCAGCTGCTCAGGGCCAGGTCTCTGTAGGAATAGGCTTGTTAGCTGGGTCAACAGTGATGCTTCTTACTGCGATATGGGGAACCTGTTGCATTGTTGGCAAGTGCGACATACAAAATTCTGTTGCTGTGGACTTGAGAGACACTAAAGGGCTCAGCATGACTG GTTCCGGTGTTACTACCGATATCTGGACAAGCTATGCTGCAATGATCATGGCCGTATCTGTTATTCCATTTATTGTTGTGCAGTTGCCACAGCTCTTCCATTCAACTTCAGGAAGACATTTAGCGGTCTTAATAGCACTTATCATATCACTGTCGCTTCTCGTTTCTTATTGCCTTTATCAG GTCTTTCAGCCTTGGATACAAACACGAAGACTTGCCTATGTAAAACATAAGCATGTCATATCAGGAATTTTGAAACATTTAAAAAAGCATGCATTGGGGAGGCTTTTCACAGATCATGGAACACCAAATATACAAGTCATAGAAAA GCTGTTCAACGCAATAGATGAAAATGGTGATGGATATCTTTCCCATTCTGAATTAAGAGCTTTGGTCGTTGGAATCAGTCTTGAGGAGATAAACTTAGACGAAAATGATGCTATAGCAAAGGTACTGAAGGACTTCGATACGTCTTCTGATGATAAACTTGATCTGACAGAATTCATTGCTGGAGTTGAAAAATGGCTTTATGAAGCCAGGAGTTCTAATGGTTCTTCTCGCGAGGCTGGTCCTGATACAATGAAATACCTTGACGATTTTCATGAG CAAACAAGGATGGAGCACAGTCTCTTGGGGGATACAAGTGATGAAATTGTTGAGGGTGTCGAAAATCCTCGAAAAGTTGCAATTAAGGCTGCGTTACTCTTGTTGCTGGGTACTATTATCGCTGCTGTTTTTGCTGATCCTCTGGTGGACGCTGTTAATAATTTCTCCAGTGCCACGAGTATTCCAACTTTCTTCATCTCATTCATTGCGCTGCCTCTGGCAACCAACTCCAGCGAGGCAGTATCGGCTATCATCTTTGCTAGCCGGAAAAATAAGAAATCCACGTCCTTAACGTTTTCTGAG TTATATGGAGCAGTAACCATGAACAATCTCCTTTGTCTGTCAGTCTTCTTGGCAATTGTTTACATCAGAGGATTGACATGGAACTTCTCATCTGAAGTGCTGGTTATTCTAATAGTTTGCGTTGTTATGGGGGTCTTAGGGAGCATCCGCACCACCTTTCCCCTCTGGACTTGTTCGATAGCGTTTCTGCTTTATCCATTGTCCCTTGTACTTGTGTATGTTCTTGACTACGTATTTGGTTGGTCATAG
- the LOC104218247 gene encoding uncharacterized protein has protein sequence MSIEDHTQSSSNSKKLKQKKVPQRGLGVAQLERIRLEEQHIKDETLHSPNVLSPNSIASAQDSSLRPKLNSSSIPTQTPLSSKNCDSRPNPSRTTGMIGEGEGEMNLGPGYDDCSKLWSSEYSPKEENQKLYQYGGAGGGVVQPNLYLSHEPQIPLLSLPNVLLRSQQYQQPACSSSMVNISSSVRNFQMEPPSNQSYNGCHYLPLWPEEVKMVGIKRPYPFPPEYPPVPAFQKYPPCYITPVSGSHESASFSNECTVHSESGTLHKREVPLRSRTLSEAKPTSVIGENRVLNGDFLTLAPPTAVGKGNQQDLSKFETTPFQEVAEEPSTRSGLNRLVQQPVFRFFPSANVQIGPAGITKSNCQGEVGGKVDLNLKL, from the exons ATGAGTATAGAAGATCATACACAAAGCAGTAGCAATAGCAAAAAGTTGAAGCAAAAAAAGGTACCACAAAGAGGACTAGGTGTTGCTCAACTTGAGAGAATTAGATTGGAAGAACAACATATAAAAGATGAGACTTTGCATTCACCTAATGTTTTGTCACCAAATTCAATTGCCTCAGCACAAGATTCCTCTCTTAGGCCTAAACTCAACTCTTCTTCAATCCCTACACAAACACCATTATCGTCGAAAAATTGTGACTCTAGACCAAATCCATCTAGAACAACTGGTATGATAGGTGAAGGTGAAGGTGAAATGAATTTGGGTCCAGGCTATGATGATTGCTCTAAATTGTGGAGTAGTGAGTACAGTCCTAAAGAAGAGAATCAGAAGTTGTATCAATATGGTGGTGCTGGTGGTGGTGTTGTTCAGCCTAATCTATATTTGTCACATGAACCCCAGATCCCACTTTTGTCTTTACCCAATGTGCTGCTTAGATCACAACAATATCAGCAGCCTGCTTGTTCTTCATCAATG GTGAATATCTCATCATCTGTAAGAAATTTTCAGATGGAGCCCCCTTCAAACCAAAGTTATAATGGCTGTCACTATCTACCTCTTTGGCCAGAAGAAGTGAAG ATGGTTGGCATAAAAAGACCATATCCATTCCCTCCAGAATACCCACCAGTCCCTGCATTTCAAAAATATCCTCCGTGCTATATTACCCCTGTATCTGGATCACACGAATCAGCTTCCTTTAGTAATGAATGTACAGTACATTCAGAATCAGGAACTCTTCATAAAAG AGAAGTTCCTTTAAGATCAAGAACTCTGTCTGAGGCAAAACCAACAAGTGTTATCGGAGAAAATAGAGTTCTCAACGGAGATTTTCTCACATTGGCTCCTCCTACAGCAGTTGGTAAAGGAAATCAGCAAGATTTATCTAAATTCGAAACTACACCCTTCCAA GAAGTTGCTGAAGAGCCTAGCACTAGGTCAGGCCTAAACAGATTAGTTCAACAACCTGTCTTCAGATTCTTCCCATCTGCGAATGTGCAAATTGGCCCAGCAGGAATAACCAAAAGCAACTGTCAAGGTGAAGTAGGAGGAAAAGTTGATCTTAATCTGAAGCTATAG
- the LOC138873212 gene encoding uncharacterized protein — translation MSKIMKAKKTFEEANFNHEDIRKMNCSIKQIYHKLRGNFSKVSWRRVVCSNAGCPRWTFILTMTAHGKLYTKDRLRKWEIQIDQECVLCRQASETIQHLFFECSYAAELWGNLLVWQGIRRPIYRWAEELA, via the coding sequence ATGAGCAAGATTATGAAAGCAAAGAAGACATTTGAGGAAGCAAACTTTAATCATGAAGATATCAGGAAGATGAACTGTTCAATTAAGCAAATATATCACAAGCTGAGAGGAAACTTCAGTAAAGTGAGTTGGAGAAGAGTTGTATGCAGCAATGCGGGCTGCCCTAGGTGGACATTTATACTAACAATGACAGCACATGGCAAGTTGTATACTAAAGATAGACTGAGAAAATGGGAAATACAAATTGATCAGGAGTGTGTTTTGTGTAGACAGGCAAGTGAAACTATTCAACACttattctttgagtgctcatatGCAGCTGAATTGTGGGGTAATCTGCTAGTTTGGCAAGGGATAAGAAGACCAATATATAGATGGGCTGAGGAACTAGCATGA
- the LOC104218249 gene encoding zinc finger BED domain-containing protein RICESLEEPER 2-like has protein sequence MAENIQSDKVMMGESGAFNSNVTSQAQTTESNITKKRRKKFVVWDHFTEIITSKGSTKAKCDYCFIEYVFKTKDGFQSAPESSQGDVVVVTWKFEQEECKKALCRMVIVDELPFSFVEKEGFRDFMKVAQPYFQIPSHSTVTRDCFDLFNEEKQKLKRFFIETKQRVCITTDTWTSIQRINYMCITAHWIDSEWNMHKRIINFCPIVSHKGEDMANGIGRCLREWGINKIFTVTVDNASSNDVTVKELSKQLTKMGTNLMNSTHLHVRCMTHIMNLVVHDGLKETSVSIERVRHAVRYVRQSLARLKRVVEFESAFSHYASSEIGLRYYLEHSYIDVGIPTVAVYLKQLLANEDIILSEMAKNMKEKFDKYWDDPGKMNKIIFITCTGATIQAEVAKYMTSLFSEYVKSSLKGVVLASSSGCSSLGTSTSGLSGSQASTQNIGLLESLMKDIKNYKSGSGGVDTRTELDKYLGEETEDDTKEFDVLLWWKLNSARFPILAEMTRDVLAVPVSSVASECVFRTGGHLLDSFRSSLTPKLVQALVCLQDWLRNEKLKQPISVEEDLDKIEQLEQASNGKDPSVIDV, from the exons ATGGCTGAAAATATACAAAGTGATAAGGTGATGATGGGTGAAAGTGGGGCTTTTAATTCAAATGTAACAAGTCAAGCTCAAACAACGGAGTCAAATATAACCAAAAAACGGAGAAAAAAGTTTGTTGTGTGGGATCATTTTACAGAAATTATTACTTCTAAAGGGAGTACAAAAGCAAAATGTGACTATTGTTTTATTGAATATGTATTTAAGACCAAAGACG GCTTTCAATCTGCTCCGGAGAGTAGTCAGGGTGACGTAGTTGTTGTTACTTGGAAATTTGAACAAGAAGAATGTAAGAAGGCATTATGTCGTATGGTAATAGTTGATGAGCTTCCTTTTAGCTTTGTTGAGAAAGAAGGTTTTAGAGACTTTATGAAAGTGGCGCAACCTTATTTTCAGATCCCTTCCCATAGTACTGTAACTAGGGATTGTTTTGATCTTTTTAATGAAGAAAAGCAAAAGTTGAAGAGGTTTTTTATAGAAACAAAACAAAGAGTATGTATTACCACTGATACCTGGACTTCTATACAAAGAATCAATTACATGTGTATCACTGCCCATTGGATTGATAGTGAATGGAATATGCATAAGAGAATAATTAACTTTTGTCCTATTGTTAGTCATAAAGGCGAAGATATGGCAAACGGTATTGGTAGGTGCTTACGTGAGTGGGGGATAAATAAGATCTTCACTGTCACAGTTGATAATGCAAGCTCAAATGATGTGACAGTAAAAGAATTATCTAAGCAATTAACAAAAATGGGAACTAATTTGATGAATAGTACTCACCTTCACGTGAGATGTATGACTCACATCATGAATCTTGTGGTCCATGATGGTTTAAAAGAAACTTCAGTGTCTATTGAACGTGTAAGGCATGCAGTGAGATATGTTAGGCAGTCTCTTGCAAGGTTGAAGAG GGTTGTTGAATTTGAAAGTGCATTTTCACATTATGCTTCTAGTGAAATTGGTTTGAGATATTATCTTGAGCATTCTTATATTGATGTTGGAATTCCTACAG TTGCTGTCTATTTGAAGCAATTGTTAGCAAATGAAGATATAATTTTAAGTGAAATGGCAAAGAATATGAAAGAAAAGTTTGATAAGTATTGGGATGATCCAGGGAAAATGAACAAGATAATTTTTATCACTT GTACGGGGGCAACTATACAAGCAGAAGTGGCGAAGTACATGACTTCATTATTCAGTGAGTATGTAAAGTCCAGCTTAAAAGGTGTTGTGCTTGCTTCATCTTCAGGCTGTTCTTCATTGGGCACTTCGACTTCCGGGCTTTCTGGCAGTCAAGCAAGCACCCAAAATATAGGACTTTTAGAATCACTCATGAAAGATATAAAAAACTATAAAAGTGGGAGTGGAGGTGTTGATACTAGAACAGAATTAGATAAATATTTAGGTGAAGAAACTGAGGATGACACTAAAGAATTTGATGTTCTTCTTTGGTGGAAATTGAACTCAGCTAGATTTCCTATTCTTGCGGAGATGACCCGTGATGTATTAGCTGTTCCGGTTTCAAGTGTGGCATCCGAATGTGTGTTTCGTACGGGAGGACATCttcttgattcatttaggagttcattaACTCCTAAATTGGTGCAAGCTCTAGTGTGTCTTCAAGATTGGCTTCGaaatgaaaaattaaaacaaCCCATTAGTGTTGAGGAAGATCTTGATAAAATCGAGCAGCTTGAACAAG cCAGCAATGGAAAAGACCCTTCCGTAATTGACGTATAG